CTAATGACTACAAGGAAAACCATGAAGAAATCAATGCCGACCTAGTCTCTAAGGCTCAGGATTTGGGCAAGCAAGCCACGGATAAATTTACAGAGGTCAAGTCTCAACTGGAAACAGGTGAATTGACGGTCGAGGACCTGGTGCAGACAGGCAAAGAGAAGTCTAAGGATTTGTTTGAATCAATCAAGTCTAAGACAGTCCATGCGCCAACAGTTGATGAAGAAGATGTCGAAGATGCAGTGATTGTGTCTGAAGATATTGAAATGGACATTGCGGACGTCGTAATAGAATCAGTTGTCGAAGCAGTTGAAGAAGACCAGACTTCGGAAACTGAACTCTAATCATAACATGAAAAATTGGGTAGAGCAGTCTATCTAATTTTTTTGTATAGGTTGAAGCATCAGAGTAGACAAAAACACCATGGTTTTCCATGGTGTTTGCCGATTTTTAGCGCTTGTTGGCAGAAATTTCGATCTTATAGTATTTCCAGTGTTTATAAGTCTCTACATATTCAATCACTTCATTGCTGCCACTCTTATGTGTAGTGCGGATTTGAAGAATGCTTGGTTCTTTTGCCTGAAGCTTCAACTGTTCCTTGACATCCTTAGGTGAAGGGAAAACAATTTCATTGGTTTCCACATAAGGTTCCTCAGACATGTGGATATTGAAGTCTAGCTTAAATCGTTGATAGAGCGATTGGAAATGCGAGAGATCTGCTTGAGGCTGTTGAATATATCGAGCAGGGATGTAAGACTGGTGGTAAATATAAGGTTGACCATCTGTTGTACGCACGCGAGAAATCTTGTAATAGAAGTCATTGCTATCCAATTGAAGCTTTTCAAGAATATGAGCTTCATTTCCTTTTTCACAACCCAGCACTGTGACAGTGTCGTTGCCGATAGGGAAAATCTCGATATCAGAAAACTCAACAAGCTTTCCTTTGCGAGAACGAGAAACGAAGGTTCCTTTACCCTGTTGGCGAACGAGGTAGCCGTCCTTAACCAATTCATTGACTGCACGGATAACAGTGATAGAACTTACGTTAAATAGCTTGGTTAACTCAGCCTCGGTGTAAAACTTATCGCCATTCTCAAATTTTCCTGAAATAATTTGCTGACGAAGATCGTTTTGAACTAATTGATACTTAGGTACTTTCATAGTAGGTTTCCTTTCTTTTTCCTAATACTTCCCTTTAACTTTCATTATACTAAATATCTTTAAAATTGAAAACTGGAAATGCTCAAAATTGCTCAAAAATGCACAAATTTCTTTCAAAAATAGGCTTTGAAAAAAATTTAAAAAATTTTACATTTTTTCAAAAAACTACTGGACATAACCAGTAATTTGTGTTAATATATTGATAACAAAGGGATGCAGTGACATCGGAGGCAAAATAAATGCAGAAATTTGAAATAAAGGATCAGTTCTATTTGGATCAGAAGTCTTTCAAAATTCTTTCTGGTGCAATTCATTATTTTCGGGTTCACCCTGATGATTGGTATCACTCTTTGTACAATTTAAAGGCCCTGGGTTTTAATACAGTTGAAACCTACGTCCCCTGGAACTGGCACGAGCCTCAGAAAGGTCAGTTCAACTACGAAGGAATCTTAGATATCGAACGATTTCTAAGCATTGCTCAGGATTTAGGGCTATATGCTATTGTTCGTCCTTCCCCCTATATTTGCGCAGAGTGGGAATGGGGAGGTCTCCCCGCTTGGTTGATGACGGAGGAGCTTCGGATACGTTCGCACGATGCAACTTATCTGAGGCATTTAGATGAATATTACGCTTCTCTTCTTCCGAAATTGGCCAAGCACCAACTCTCACAAGGTGGAAACATTCTCATGTTCCAAGTGGAAAATGAATATGGTTCCTACGGTGAGGACAAGGAATACCTGAGAGCAGTAGCAGATTTGATGAGAAAGCATGGCCTGACAGCTCCCTTTTTCACATCGGATGGTCCATGGAGAGCCACTCTGAGAGCTGGTACCCTGATAGACGATGATGTTTTGGTCACAGGAAACTTTG
The sequence above is a segment of the Streptococcus suis genome. Coding sequences within it:
- a CDS encoding YtxH domain-containing protein → MVKKSSIVTSLLLGAAGGAAAAAFLATKTGKAVKDKVVSFANDYKENHEEINADLVSKAQDLGKQATDKFTEVKSQLETGELTVEDLVQTGKEKSKDLFESIKSKTVHAPTVDEEDVEDAVIVSEDIEMDIADVVIESVVEAVEEDQTSETEL
- a CDS encoding GntR family transcriptional regulator, with translation MKVPKYQLVQNDLRQQIISGKFENGDKFYTEAELTKLFNVSSITVIRAVNELVKDGYLVRQQGKGTFVSRSRKGKLVEFSDIEIFPIGNDTVTVLGCEKGNEAHILEKLQLDSNDFYYKISRVRTTDGQPYIYHQSYIPARYIQQPQADLSHFQSLYQRFKLDFNIHMSEEPYVETNEIVFPSPKDVKEQLKLQAKEPSILQIRTTHKSGSNEVIEYVETYKHWKYYKIEISANKR